A region from the Benincasa hispida cultivar B227 chromosome 8, ASM972705v1, whole genome shotgun sequence genome encodes:
- the LOC120083513 gene encoding bidirectional sugar transporter SWEET12-like, translating into MALSFNTHNPAAFTFGLLGNIISFIVFLAPVPTFMRICKKKSTEGFQSVPYVVALFSAMLWLYYASFNPNETLLITINSVGCLIETLYIAIFIVFAPKQIRVSTLRFVLLLNFGGFCIILLVTHFLVHGSNRVKVVGWICVAFSISVFAAPLTIIRLVIRTKSVEFMPFYLSFFLTLSATSWLLYGVFLKDIYIALPNIPGFMFGIAQMILYLIYKRHETAIAMQLPEHSTDVVMISAATNSDKQKQDCSQLPSNNNSVGSAIDQVTITTNATELNKKLEVNHQITDQLNHV; encoded by the exons atgGCTTTATCCTTCAATACTCATAACCCTGCAGCTTTTACCTTTGGCCTTCTag GTAACATTATCTCCTTCATTGTGTTCTTGGCTCCTGT ACCAACATTTATGAGAATCTGTAAGAAGAAATCAACAGAAGGGTTTCAATCAGTTCCATATGTGGTAGCACTTTTTAGTGCAATGTTGTGGTTATATTATGCTTCATTCAACCCTAATGAAACCCTTCTCATTACCATCAATTCCGTTGGCTGTCTCATTGAGACTCTTTACATTGCCATCTTCATTGTTTTTGCTCCCAAACAAATTCGG GTTTCAACGTTGAGATTTGTTCTTCTATTGAACTTTGGAGGGTTTTGCATAATTCTACTTGTTACTCACTTCTTAGTGCATGGATCTAATCGAGTGAAGGTTGTTGGATGGATTTGTGTGGCCTTTTCTATCTCTGTCTTTGCAGCTCCACTTACAATCATC AGATTGGTGATTCGCACAAAGAGCGTGGAGTTCATGCCGTTTTATTTGTCGTTTTTCCTCACACTCAGTGCAACCTCATGGCTTCTTTACGGTGTATTTCTCAAAGACATCTATATTGCG CTTCCAAATATCCCGGGATTCATGTTTGGGATAGCTCAAATGATCTTGTATTTAATCTACAAGAGGCATGAAACAGCAATAGCGATGCAGCTACCAGAACATAGTACAGATGTTGTAATGATTAGCGCCGCCACAAACTCTGACAAACAGAAACAAGATTGTTCTCAGCTACCATCTAATAACAATTCTGTTGGATCCGCCATTGATCAAGTAACGATAACAACCAACGCAACTGAACTCAACAAAAAATTGGAAGTCAACCACCAAATTACAGATCAACTTAATCAtgtttaa